From Callithrix jacchus isolate 240 chromosome 15, calJac240_pri, whole genome shotgun sequence, one genomic window encodes:
- the ECE2 gene encoding endothelin-converting enzyme 2 isoform X15 translates to MNVALQELGAGGNVGFRKGTRQLLGSRTQLELVLAGVSLLLAALLLGCLVALGVQYHRDRLTVSYPPAMSPATDPSHSTCFTEACIRVAGKILESLDRGVSPCEDFYQFSCGGWIRRNPLPDGRSRWNTFNSLWDQNQAILKHLLENTTFNSSSEAEQKTQRFYLSCLQVERIEELGAQPLRDLIDKIGGWNITGPWDQDNFMEVLKVVAGTYRATPFFTVYVSADSKSSNSNVIQVDQSGLFLPSRDYYLNRTANEKVLTAYLDYMEELGVLLGGQPASTREQMQQVLELEIQLANITVPQDQRRDEEKIYHKMSISELQALAPSMDWLEFLSFLLSPLELSDSEPVVVYGMDYLQQVSELINHTEPSILNNYLIWNLVQKTTSSLDRRFESAQEKLLETLYGTKKSCVPRWQTCISNTDDALGFALGSLFVKATFDRQSKEIAEGMISEIRTAFEEALGQLVWMDEKTRQAAKEKADAIYDMIGFPDFILEPKELDDVYDGYEVSEDSFFQNMLNLYNFSAKVMADQLRKPPSRDQWSMTPQTVNAYYLPTKNEIVFPAGILQAPFYARNHPKALNFGGIGVVMGHELTHAFDDQGREYDKEGNLRPWWQNESLAAFRNHTACMEEQYNQYQVNGERLNGRQTLGENIADNGGLKAAYNAYKAWLRMHGEEQQLPAVGLTNHQLFFVGFAQVWCSVRTPESSHEGLVTDPHSPARFRVLGTLSNSRDFLRHFSCPVGSPMNPGQLCEVW, encoded by the exons GTGGGATTCCGGAAGGGGACAAGGCAGCTGTTAGGCTCCCGCACGCAGCTGGAGCTGGTCTTGGCAGGCGTCTCTCTACTGCTGGCTGCACTGCTTCTGGGCTGCCTTGTGGCCCTGGGGGTCCAGTACCACAGAG ACAGACTGACCGTCTCCTACCCTCCGGCCATGTCCCCTGCCACAGACCCATCCCACAGCACCTGCTTCACAGAGGCCTGCATTCGAGTGGCTGGAAAAATCCTAGAGTCCCTGGACCGAGGGGTGAGCCCCTGTGAGGACTTTTACCAGTTCTCCTGTGGGGGCTGGATTCGGAGGAACCCCCTGCCCGATGGGCGTTCTCGCTGGAACACTTTCAACAGCCTCTGGGATCAAAACCAGGCCATACTGAAGCACTTGCTTG AAAACACCACCTTCAACTCCAGCAGTGAAGCTGAGCAGAAGACACAGCGCTTCTACCTATCTTGCCTACAGGTGGAGCGCATTGAGGAGCTGGGAGCCCAGCCGCTGAGAGACCTGATTGACAAG ATCGGCGGGTGGAACATTACAGGGCCCTGGGACCAGGACAACTTTATGGAGGTGTTGAAGGTGGTAGCAGGGACCTACAGGGCTACCCCATTCTTCACTGTCTACGTCAGTGCTGACTCTAAGAGTTCTAACAGCAATGTTATCCAG GTGGACCAGTCTGGGCTCTTCCTGCCCTCTCGGGATTACTACTTAAACAGAACTGCCAATGAGAAA GTGCTTACTGCCTATCTGGACTACATGGAGGAGCTGGGGGTGCTGCTGGGCGGGCAGCCTGCCTCCACAAGGGAGCAGATGCAGCAGGTGCTGGAGTTGGAGATACAACTGGCCAACATCACAGTGCCCCAGGACCAGCGGCGCGACGAGGAGAAGATCTATCACAAGATGAGCATTTCAGAGCTGCAG gcTCTAGCGCCCTCCATGGACTGGCTTGAGTTTCTGTCTTTCTTGCTGTCGCCGTTGGAGCTGAGTGACTCTGAGCCTGTGGTGGTGTACGGGATGGATTATTTGCAGCAGGTGTCAGAGCTTATCAACCACACAGAACCCAG CATCCTGAACAATTACCTGATCTGGAACCTGGTGCAAAAGACAACCTCGAGCCTGGACCGACGCTTTGAGTCTGCACAAGAGAAGCTGCTGGAGACCCTCTATGGCACTAAGAAG TCGTGTGTGCCAAGATGGCAGACCTGCATCTCCAACACAGATGACGCCCTTGGCTTCGCTTTGGGCTCCCTCTTCGTGAAGGCCACATTCGACCGGCAAAGCAAAGAAATT GCAGAGGGGATGATCAGCGAAATCCGGACTGCATTTGAGGAGGCCCTGGGACAGCTGGTTTGGATGGATGAGAAGACCCGCCAGGCAGCCAAGGAGAAA GCAGACGCCATCTATGATATGATTGGTTTCCCAGACTTCATCCTGGAGCCCAAAGAGCTGGATGATGTTTATGATGGG TACGAAGTTTCTGAAGACTCTTTCTTCCAAAACATGTTGAATTTGTACAACTTCTCTGCTAAGGTGATGGCTGACCAGCTCCGCAAGCCTCCCAGCCGAGACCA GTGGAGCATGACCCCCCAGACAGTGAACGCCTACTACCTTCCAACTAAGAATGAGATCGTCTTCCCTGCGGGCATCCTGCAGGCCCCCTTCTATGCCCGCAACCACCCCAA GGCCCTGAACTTTGGTGGCATCGGTGTGGTCATGGGTCATGAGCTGACACATGCCTTTGATGACCAAG GGCGCGAGTACGATAAAGAAGGGAACCTACGGCCCTGGTGGCAGAATGAGTCACTGGCCGCCTTCCGGAACCATACGGCCTGCATGGAGGAGCAGTACAACCAATACCAGGTCAATGGGGAGAGGCTCAACGGCCGCCAGACGCTGGGGGAGAACATCGCCGACAACGGGGGGCTGAAGGCTGCCTACAAC GCTTACAAAGCGTGGCTGAGAATGCATGGGGAGGAACAGCAGCTGCCAGCCGTGGGGCTCACCAACCACCAGCTCTTCTTCGTGGGATTTGCCCAG GTGTGGTGCTCGGTCCGCACACCAGAGAGCTCTCACGAGGGGCTGGTGACTGACCCCCACAGCCCTGCCCGCTTCCGCGTGCTGGGCACCCTCTCCAACTCCCGCGACTTCCTACGGCACTTCAGCTGCCCCGTCGGCTCCCCCATGAACCCGGGGCAGCTGTGTGAGGTGTGGTAG
- the ECE2 gene encoding endothelin-converting enzyme 2 isoform X18, with product MNVALQELGAGGNMVEYKRATLRDEDAPETPVEGGASPDAVEVGFRKGTRQLLGSRTQLELVLAGVSLLLAALLLGCLVALGVQYHRDRLTVSYPPAMSPATDPSHSTCFTEACIRVAGKILESLDRGVSPCEDFYQFSCGGWIRRNPLPDGRSRWNTFNSLWDQNQAILKHLLENTTFNSSSEAEQKTQRFYLSCLQVERIEELGAQPLRDLIDKIGGWNITGPWDQDNFMEVLKVVAGTYRATPFFTVYVSADSKSSNSNVIQVDQSGLFLPSRDYYLNRTANEKALAPSMDWLEFLSFLLSPLELSDSEPVVVYGMDYLQQVSELINHTEPSILNNYLIWNLVQKTTSSLDRRFESAQEKLLETLYGTKKSCVPRWQTCISNTDDALGFALGSLFVKATFDRQSKEIAEGMISEIRTAFEEALGQLVWMDEKTRQAAKEKADAIYDMIGFPDFILEPKELDDVYDGYEVSEDSFFQNMLNLYNFSAKVMADQLRKPPSRDQWSMTPQTVNAYYLPTKNEIVFPAGILQAPFYARNHPKALNFGGIGVVMGHELTHAFDDQGREYDKEGNLRPWWQNESLAAFRNHTACMEEQYNQYQVNGERLNGRQTLGENIADNGGLKAAYNAYKAWLRMHGEEQQLPAVGLTNHQLFFVGFAQVWCSVRTPESSHEGLVTDPHSPARFRVLGTLSNSRDFLRHFSCPVGSPMNPGQLCEVW from the exons GTGGGATTCCGGAAGGGGACAAGGCAGCTGTTAGGCTCCCGCACGCAGCTGGAGCTGGTCTTGGCAGGCGTCTCTCTACTGCTGGCTGCACTGCTTCTGGGCTGCCTTGTGGCCCTGGGGGTCCAGTACCACAGAG ACAGACTGACCGTCTCCTACCCTCCGGCCATGTCCCCTGCCACAGACCCATCCCACAGCACCTGCTTCACAGAGGCCTGCATTCGAGTGGCTGGAAAAATCCTAGAGTCCCTGGACCGAGGGGTGAGCCCCTGTGAGGACTTTTACCAGTTCTCCTGTGGGGGCTGGATTCGGAGGAACCCCCTGCCCGATGGGCGTTCTCGCTGGAACACTTTCAACAGCCTCTGGGATCAAAACCAGGCCATACTGAAGCACTTGCTTG AAAACACCACCTTCAACTCCAGCAGTGAAGCTGAGCAGAAGACACAGCGCTTCTACCTATCTTGCCTACAGGTGGAGCGCATTGAGGAGCTGGGAGCCCAGCCGCTGAGAGACCTGATTGACAAG ATCGGCGGGTGGAACATTACAGGGCCCTGGGACCAGGACAACTTTATGGAGGTGTTGAAGGTGGTAGCAGGGACCTACAGGGCTACCCCATTCTTCACTGTCTACGTCAGTGCTGACTCTAAGAGTTCTAACAGCAATGTTATCCAG GTGGACCAGTCTGGGCTCTTCCTGCCCTCTCGGGATTACTACTTAAACAGAACTGCCAATGAGAAA gcTCTAGCGCCCTCCATGGACTGGCTTGAGTTTCTGTCTTTCTTGCTGTCGCCGTTGGAGCTGAGTGACTCTGAGCCTGTGGTGGTGTACGGGATGGATTATTTGCAGCAGGTGTCAGAGCTTATCAACCACACAGAACCCAG CATCCTGAACAATTACCTGATCTGGAACCTGGTGCAAAAGACAACCTCGAGCCTGGACCGACGCTTTGAGTCTGCACAAGAGAAGCTGCTGGAGACCCTCTATGGCACTAAGAAG TCGTGTGTGCCAAGATGGCAGACCTGCATCTCCAACACAGATGACGCCCTTGGCTTCGCTTTGGGCTCCCTCTTCGTGAAGGCCACATTCGACCGGCAAAGCAAAGAAATT GCAGAGGGGATGATCAGCGAAATCCGGACTGCATTTGAGGAGGCCCTGGGACAGCTGGTTTGGATGGATGAGAAGACCCGCCAGGCAGCCAAGGAGAAA GCAGACGCCATCTATGATATGATTGGTTTCCCAGACTTCATCCTGGAGCCCAAAGAGCTGGATGATGTTTATGATGGG TACGAAGTTTCTGAAGACTCTTTCTTCCAAAACATGTTGAATTTGTACAACTTCTCTGCTAAGGTGATGGCTGACCAGCTCCGCAAGCCTCCCAGCCGAGACCA GTGGAGCATGACCCCCCAGACAGTGAACGCCTACTACCTTCCAACTAAGAATGAGATCGTCTTCCCTGCGGGCATCCTGCAGGCCCCCTTCTATGCCCGCAACCACCCCAA GGCCCTGAACTTTGGTGGCATCGGTGTGGTCATGGGTCATGAGCTGACACATGCCTTTGATGACCAAG GGCGCGAGTACGATAAAGAAGGGAACCTACGGCCCTGGTGGCAGAATGAGTCACTGGCCGCCTTCCGGAACCATACGGCCTGCATGGAGGAGCAGTACAACCAATACCAGGTCAATGGGGAGAGGCTCAACGGCCGCCAGACGCTGGGGGAGAACATCGCCGACAACGGGGGGCTGAAGGCTGCCTACAAC GCTTACAAAGCGTGGCTGAGAATGCATGGGGAGGAACAGCAGCTGCCAGCCGTGGGGCTCACCAACCACCAGCTCTTCTTCGTGGGATTTGCCCAG GTGTGGTGCTCGGTCCGCACACCAGAGAGCTCTCACGAGGGGCTGGTGACTGACCCCCACAGCCCTGCCCGCTTCCGCGTGCTGGGCACCCTCTCCAACTCCCGCGACTTCCTACGGCACTTCAGCTGCCCCGTCGGCTCCCCCATGAACCCGGGGCAGCTGTGTGAGGTGTGGTAG
- the ECE2 gene encoding endothelin-converting enzyme 2 isoform X21, with translation MNVALQELGAGGNMVEYKRATLRDEDAPETPVEGGASPDAVEVGFRKGTRQLLGSRTQLELVLAGVSLLLAALLLGCLVALGVQYHRDPSHSTCFTEACIRVAGKILESLDRGVSPCEDFYQFSCGGWIRRNPLPDGRSRWNTFNSLWDQNQAILKHLLENTTFNSSSEAEQKTQRFYLSCLQVERIEELGAQPLRDLIDKIGGWNITGPWDQDNFMEVLKVVAGTYRATPFFTVYVSADSKSSNSNVIQVDQSGLFLPSRDYYLNRTANEKALAPSMDWLEFLSFLLSPLELSDSEPVVVYGMDYLQQVSELINHTEPSILNNYLIWNLVQKTTSSLDRRFESAQEKLLETLYGTKKSCVPRWQTCISNTDDALGFALGSLFVKATFDRQSKEIAEGMISEIRTAFEEALGQLVWMDEKTRQAAKEKADAIYDMIGFPDFILEPKELDDVYDGYEVSEDSFFQNMLNLYNFSAKVMADQLRKPPSRDQWSMTPQTVNAYYLPTKNEIVFPAGILQAPFYARNHPKALNFGGIGVVMGHELTHAFDDQGREYDKEGNLRPWWQNESLAAFRNHTACMEEQYNQYQVNGERLNGRQTLGENIADNGGLKAAYNAYKAWLRMHGEEQQLPAVGLTNHQLFFVGFAQSCFHASITDSTSVYRATTVCQPLFSTLTQQIQGTEI, from the exons GTGGGATTCCGGAAGGGGACAAGGCAGCTGTTAGGCTCCCGCACGCAGCTGGAGCTGGTCTTGGCAGGCGTCTCTCTACTGCTGGCTGCACTGCTTCTGGGCTGCCTTGTGGCCCTGGGGGTCCAGTACCACAGAG ACCCATCCCACAGCACCTGCTTCACAGAGGCCTGCATTCGAGTGGCTGGAAAAATCCTAGAGTCCCTGGACCGAGGGGTGAGCCCCTGTGAGGACTTTTACCAGTTCTCCTGTGGGGGCTGGATTCGGAGGAACCCCCTGCCCGATGGGCGTTCTCGCTGGAACACTTTCAACAGCCTCTGGGATCAAAACCAGGCCATACTGAAGCACTTGCTTG AAAACACCACCTTCAACTCCAGCAGTGAAGCTGAGCAGAAGACACAGCGCTTCTACCTATCTTGCCTACAGGTGGAGCGCATTGAGGAGCTGGGAGCCCAGCCGCTGAGAGACCTGATTGACAAG ATCGGCGGGTGGAACATTACAGGGCCCTGGGACCAGGACAACTTTATGGAGGTGTTGAAGGTGGTAGCAGGGACCTACAGGGCTACCCCATTCTTCACTGTCTACGTCAGTGCTGACTCTAAGAGTTCTAACAGCAATGTTATCCAG GTGGACCAGTCTGGGCTCTTCCTGCCCTCTCGGGATTACTACTTAAACAGAACTGCCAATGAGAAA gcTCTAGCGCCCTCCATGGACTGGCTTGAGTTTCTGTCTTTCTTGCTGTCGCCGTTGGAGCTGAGTGACTCTGAGCCTGTGGTGGTGTACGGGATGGATTATTTGCAGCAGGTGTCAGAGCTTATCAACCACACAGAACCCAG CATCCTGAACAATTACCTGATCTGGAACCTGGTGCAAAAGACAACCTCGAGCCTGGACCGACGCTTTGAGTCTGCACAAGAGAAGCTGCTGGAGACCCTCTATGGCACTAAGAAG TCGTGTGTGCCAAGATGGCAGACCTGCATCTCCAACACAGATGACGCCCTTGGCTTCGCTTTGGGCTCCCTCTTCGTGAAGGCCACATTCGACCGGCAAAGCAAAGAAATT GCAGAGGGGATGATCAGCGAAATCCGGACTGCATTTGAGGAGGCCCTGGGACAGCTGGTTTGGATGGATGAGAAGACCCGCCAGGCAGCCAAGGAGAAA GCAGACGCCATCTATGATATGATTGGTTTCCCAGACTTCATCCTGGAGCCCAAAGAGCTGGATGATGTTTATGATGGG TACGAAGTTTCTGAAGACTCTTTCTTCCAAAACATGTTGAATTTGTACAACTTCTCTGCTAAGGTGATGGCTGACCAGCTCCGCAAGCCTCCCAGCCGAGACCA GTGGAGCATGACCCCCCAGACAGTGAACGCCTACTACCTTCCAACTAAGAATGAGATCGTCTTCCCTGCGGGCATCCTGCAGGCCCCCTTCTATGCCCGCAACCACCCCAA GGCCCTGAACTTTGGTGGCATCGGTGTGGTCATGGGTCATGAGCTGACACATGCCTTTGATGACCAAG GGCGCGAGTACGATAAAGAAGGGAACCTACGGCCCTGGTGGCAGAATGAGTCACTGGCCGCCTTCCGGAACCATACGGCCTGCATGGAGGAGCAGTACAACCAATACCAGGTCAATGGGGAGAGGCTCAACGGCCGCCAGACGCTGGGGGAGAACATCGCCGACAACGGGGGGCTGAAGGCTGCCTACAAC GCTTACAAAGCGTGGCTGAGAATGCATGGGGAGGAACAGCAGCTGCCAGCCGTGGGGCTCACCAACCACCAGCTCTTCTTCGTGGGATTTGCCCAG TCCTGTTTCCATGCATCCATCACTGACTCCACCAGTGTCTACAGAGCAACTACTGTATGCCAGCCACTCTTCTCAACACTCACTCAGCAGATACAGGGGACTGAGATTTGA
- the ECE2 gene encoding endothelin-converting enzyme 2 isoform X13, translating into MNVALQELGAGGNMVEYKRATLRDEDAPETPVEGGASPDAVEVGFRKGTRQLLGSRTQLELVLAGVSLLLAALLLGCLVALGVQYHRDPSHSTCFTEACIRVAGKILESLDRGVSPCEDFYQFSCGGWIRRNPLPDGRSRWNTFNSLWDQNQAILKHLLENTTFNSSSEAEQKTQRFYLSCLQVERIEELGAQPLRDLIDKIGGWNITGPWDQDNFMEVLKVVAGTYRATPFFTVYVSADSKSSNSNVIQVDQSGLFLPSRDYYLNRTANEKVLTAYLDYMEELGVLLGGQPASTREQMQQVLELEIQLANITVPQDQRRDEEKIYHKMSISELQALAPSMDWLEFLSFLLSPLELSDSEPVVVYGMDYLQQVSELINHTEPSILNNYLIWNLVQKTTSSLDRRFESAQEKLLETLYGTKKSCVPRWQTCISNTDDALGFALGSLFVKATFDRQSKEIAEGMISEIRTAFEEALGQLVWMDEKTRQAAKEKADAIYDMIGFPDFILEPKELDDVYDGYEVSEDSFFQNMLNLYNFSAKVMADQLRKPPSRDQWSMTPQTVNAYYLPTKNEIVFPAGILQAPFYARNHPKALNFGGIGVVMGHELTHAFDDQGREYDKEGNLRPWWQNESLAAFRNHTACMEEQYNQYQVNGERLNGRQTLGENIADNGGLKAAYNAYKAWLRMHGEEQQLPAVGLTNHQLFFVGFAQVWCSVRTPESSHEGLVTDPHSPARFRVLGTLSNSRDFLRHFSCPVGSPMNPGQLCEVW; encoded by the exons GTGGGATTCCGGAAGGGGACAAGGCAGCTGTTAGGCTCCCGCACGCAGCTGGAGCTGGTCTTGGCAGGCGTCTCTCTACTGCTGGCTGCACTGCTTCTGGGCTGCCTTGTGGCCCTGGGGGTCCAGTACCACAGAG ACCCATCCCACAGCACCTGCTTCACAGAGGCCTGCATTCGAGTGGCTGGAAAAATCCTAGAGTCCCTGGACCGAGGGGTGAGCCCCTGTGAGGACTTTTACCAGTTCTCCTGTGGGGGCTGGATTCGGAGGAACCCCCTGCCCGATGGGCGTTCTCGCTGGAACACTTTCAACAGCCTCTGGGATCAAAACCAGGCCATACTGAAGCACTTGCTTG AAAACACCACCTTCAACTCCAGCAGTGAAGCTGAGCAGAAGACACAGCGCTTCTACCTATCTTGCCTACAGGTGGAGCGCATTGAGGAGCTGGGAGCCCAGCCGCTGAGAGACCTGATTGACAAG ATCGGCGGGTGGAACATTACAGGGCCCTGGGACCAGGACAACTTTATGGAGGTGTTGAAGGTGGTAGCAGGGACCTACAGGGCTACCCCATTCTTCACTGTCTACGTCAGTGCTGACTCTAAGAGTTCTAACAGCAATGTTATCCAG GTGGACCAGTCTGGGCTCTTCCTGCCCTCTCGGGATTACTACTTAAACAGAACTGCCAATGAGAAA GTGCTTACTGCCTATCTGGACTACATGGAGGAGCTGGGGGTGCTGCTGGGCGGGCAGCCTGCCTCCACAAGGGAGCAGATGCAGCAGGTGCTGGAGTTGGAGATACAACTGGCCAACATCACAGTGCCCCAGGACCAGCGGCGCGACGAGGAGAAGATCTATCACAAGATGAGCATTTCAGAGCTGCAG gcTCTAGCGCCCTCCATGGACTGGCTTGAGTTTCTGTCTTTCTTGCTGTCGCCGTTGGAGCTGAGTGACTCTGAGCCTGTGGTGGTGTACGGGATGGATTATTTGCAGCAGGTGTCAGAGCTTATCAACCACACAGAACCCAG CATCCTGAACAATTACCTGATCTGGAACCTGGTGCAAAAGACAACCTCGAGCCTGGACCGACGCTTTGAGTCTGCACAAGAGAAGCTGCTGGAGACCCTCTATGGCACTAAGAAG TCGTGTGTGCCAAGATGGCAGACCTGCATCTCCAACACAGATGACGCCCTTGGCTTCGCTTTGGGCTCCCTCTTCGTGAAGGCCACATTCGACCGGCAAAGCAAAGAAATT GCAGAGGGGATGATCAGCGAAATCCGGACTGCATTTGAGGAGGCCCTGGGACAGCTGGTTTGGATGGATGAGAAGACCCGCCAGGCAGCCAAGGAGAAA GCAGACGCCATCTATGATATGATTGGTTTCCCAGACTTCATCCTGGAGCCCAAAGAGCTGGATGATGTTTATGATGGG TACGAAGTTTCTGAAGACTCTTTCTTCCAAAACATGTTGAATTTGTACAACTTCTCTGCTAAGGTGATGGCTGACCAGCTCCGCAAGCCTCCCAGCCGAGACCA GTGGAGCATGACCCCCCAGACAGTGAACGCCTACTACCTTCCAACTAAGAATGAGATCGTCTTCCCTGCGGGCATCCTGCAGGCCCCCTTCTATGCCCGCAACCACCCCAA GGCCCTGAACTTTGGTGGCATCGGTGTGGTCATGGGTCATGAGCTGACACATGCCTTTGATGACCAAG GGCGCGAGTACGATAAAGAAGGGAACCTACGGCCCTGGTGGCAGAATGAGTCACTGGCCGCCTTCCGGAACCATACGGCCTGCATGGAGGAGCAGTACAACCAATACCAGGTCAATGGGGAGAGGCTCAACGGCCGCCAGACGCTGGGGGAGAACATCGCCGACAACGGGGGGCTGAAGGCTGCCTACAAC GCTTACAAAGCGTGGCTGAGAATGCATGGGGAGGAACAGCAGCTGCCAGCCGTGGGGCTCACCAACCACCAGCTCTTCTTCGTGGGATTTGCCCAG GTGTGGTGCTCGGTCCGCACACCAGAGAGCTCTCACGAGGGGCTGGTGACTGACCCCCACAGCCCTGCCCGCTTCCGCGTGCTGGGCACCCTCTCCAACTCCCGCGACTTCCTACGGCACTTCAGCTGCCCCGTCGGCTCCCCCATGAACCCGGGGCAGCTGTGTGAGGTGTGGTAG
- the ECE2 gene encoding endothelin-converting enzyme 2 isoform X20 → MSPATDPSHSTCFTEACIRVAGKILESLDRGVSPCEDFYQFSCGGWIRRNPLPDGRSRWNTFNSLWDQNQAILKHLLENTTFNSSSEAEQKTQRFYLSCLQVERIEELGAQPLRDLIDKIGGWNITGPWDQDNFMEVLKVVAGTYRATPFFTVYVSADSKSSNSNVIQVDQSGLFLPSRDYYLNRTANEKVLTAYLDYMEELGVLLGGQPASTREQMQQVLELEIQLANITVPQDQRRDEEKIYHKMSISELQALAPSMDWLEFLSFLLSPLELSDSEPVVVYGMDYLQQVSELINHTEPSILNNYLIWNLVQKTTSSLDRRFESAQEKLLETLYGTKKSCVPRWQTCISNTDDALGFALGSLFVKATFDRQSKEIAEGMISEIRTAFEEALGQLVWMDEKTRQAAKEKADAIYDMIGFPDFILEPKELDDVYDGYEVSEDSFFQNMLNLYNFSAKVMADQLRKPPSRDQWSMTPQTVNAYYLPTKNEIVFPAGILQAPFYARNHPKALNFGGIGVVMGHELTHAFDDQGREYDKEGNLRPWWQNESLAAFRNHTACMEEQYNQYQVNGERLNGRQTLGENIADNGGLKAAYNAYKAWLRMHGEEQQLPAVGLTNHQLFFVGFAQVWCSVRTPESSHEGLVTDPHSPARFRVLGTLSNSRDFLRHFSCPVGSPMNPGQLCEVW, encoded by the exons ATGTCCCCTGCCACAGACCCATCCCACAGCACCTGCTTCACAGAGGCCTGCATTCGAGTGGCTGGAAAAATCCTAGAGTCCCTGGACCGAGGGGTGAGCCCCTGTGAGGACTTTTACCAGTTCTCCTGTGGGGGCTGGATTCGGAGGAACCCCCTGCCCGATGGGCGTTCTCGCTGGAACACTTTCAACAGCCTCTGGGATCAAAACCAGGCCATACTGAAGCACTTGCTTG AAAACACCACCTTCAACTCCAGCAGTGAAGCTGAGCAGAAGACACAGCGCTTCTACCTATCTTGCCTACAGGTGGAGCGCATTGAGGAGCTGGGAGCCCAGCCGCTGAGAGACCTGATTGACAAG ATCGGCGGGTGGAACATTACAGGGCCCTGGGACCAGGACAACTTTATGGAGGTGTTGAAGGTGGTAGCAGGGACCTACAGGGCTACCCCATTCTTCACTGTCTACGTCAGTGCTGACTCTAAGAGTTCTAACAGCAATGTTATCCAG GTGGACCAGTCTGGGCTCTTCCTGCCCTCTCGGGATTACTACTTAAACAGAACTGCCAATGAGAAA GTGCTTACTGCCTATCTGGACTACATGGAGGAGCTGGGGGTGCTGCTGGGCGGGCAGCCTGCCTCCACAAGGGAGCAGATGCAGCAGGTGCTGGAGTTGGAGATACAACTGGCCAACATCACAGTGCCCCAGGACCAGCGGCGCGACGAGGAGAAGATCTATCACAAGATGAGCATTTCAGAGCTGCAG gcTCTAGCGCCCTCCATGGACTGGCTTGAGTTTCTGTCTTTCTTGCTGTCGCCGTTGGAGCTGAGTGACTCTGAGCCTGTGGTGGTGTACGGGATGGATTATTTGCAGCAGGTGTCAGAGCTTATCAACCACACAGAACCCAG CATCCTGAACAATTACCTGATCTGGAACCTGGTGCAAAAGACAACCTCGAGCCTGGACCGACGCTTTGAGTCTGCACAAGAGAAGCTGCTGGAGACCCTCTATGGCACTAAGAAG TCGTGTGTGCCAAGATGGCAGACCTGCATCTCCAACACAGATGACGCCCTTGGCTTCGCTTTGGGCTCCCTCTTCGTGAAGGCCACATTCGACCGGCAAAGCAAAGAAATT GCAGAGGGGATGATCAGCGAAATCCGGACTGCATTTGAGGAGGCCCTGGGACAGCTGGTTTGGATGGATGAGAAGACCCGCCAGGCAGCCAAGGAGAAA GCAGACGCCATCTATGATATGATTGGTTTCCCAGACTTCATCCTGGAGCCCAAAGAGCTGGATGATGTTTATGATGGG TACGAAGTTTCTGAAGACTCTTTCTTCCAAAACATGTTGAATTTGTACAACTTCTCTGCTAAGGTGATGGCTGACCAGCTCCGCAAGCCTCCCAGCCGAGACCA GTGGAGCATGACCCCCCAGACAGTGAACGCCTACTACCTTCCAACTAAGAATGAGATCGTCTTCCCTGCGGGCATCCTGCAGGCCCCCTTCTATGCCCGCAACCACCCCAA GGCCCTGAACTTTGGTGGCATCGGTGTGGTCATGGGTCATGAGCTGACACATGCCTTTGATGACCAAG GGCGCGAGTACGATAAAGAAGGGAACCTACGGCCCTGGTGGCAGAATGAGTCACTGGCCGCCTTCCGGAACCATACGGCCTGCATGGAGGAGCAGTACAACCAATACCAGGTCAATGGGGAGAGGCTCAACGGCCGCCAGACGCTGGGGGAGAACATCGCCGACAACGGGGGGCTGAAGGCTGCCTACAAC GCTTACAAAGCGTGGCTGAGAATGCATGGGGAGGAACAGCAGCTGCCAGCCGTGGGGCTCACCAACCACCAGCTCTTCTTCGTGGGATTTGCCCAG GTGTGGTGCTCGGTCCGCACACCAGAGAGCTCTCACGAGGGGCTGGTGACTGACCCCCACAGCCCTGCCCGCTTCCGCGTGCTGGGCACCCTCTCCAACTCCCGCGACTTCCTACGGCACTTCAGCTGCCCCGTCGGCTCCCCCATGAACCCGGGGCAGCTGTGTGAGGTGTGGTAG